Proteins encoded in a region of the Novibacillus thermophilus genome:
- a CDS encoding MBL fold metallo-hydrolase, producing the protein MRFSILASGSTGNAIYIETDNVRLLVDAGLSGKQMTSLLRQIGVQPEALDAVLLTHEHMDHVKGLGVMARRFQLPIYANEATWQALPKPVGDIDERQKRILATGTSMAIADLEVETFGTSHDAAEPMGFCLYHKRGKLSIMTDLGYVSDKIKGQVRESDVLICEANHDIEMLRMGRYPWNVKRRILSDVGHLSNEEAGDALLDILDSRCQDVYLAHLSRDNNMIDLARMTVSQKLQEAGVDVGKEVKLHDTYHDRPTPLAELPQRSLLGR; encoded by the coding sequence ATGCGGTTCAGTATTTTGGCGAGCGGGAGTACCGGTAATGCAATTTACATTGAAACGGACAACGTGCGGCTCCTCGTCGACGCTGGCTTAAGCGGAAAACAAATGACGTCTTTGCTCCGACAGATTGGAGTACAGCCGGAGGCCCTCGACGCTGTGCTTTTAACCCACGAACATATGGACCATGTAAAAGGACTCGGAGTCATGGCACGGCGTTTTCAGTTGCCCATTTACGCGAACGAGGCGACGTGGCAAGCCTTGCCGAAACCCGTTGGAGACATTGATGAACGCCAAAAGCGCATTTTAGCGACGGGAACGTCGATGGCCATCGCCGACTTGGAAGTGGAGACATTCGGCACGTCCCATGACGCTGCCGAGCCGATGGGGTTTTGCCTGTATCACAAGCGAGGGAAATTGAGTATCATGACTGATCTCGGTTACGTCAGCGACAAAATAAAAGGGCAAGTGCGGGAGTCCGATGTCCTCATTTGCGAAGCGAACCACGACATCGAAATGTTGCGGATGGGACGCTATCCGTGGAATGTGAAACGGCGCATTTTAAGCGACGTTGGTCATTTGTCCAACGAAGAAGCGGGGGACGCCTTGCTGGACATTTTAGATTCCCGCTGTCAAGATGTCTACCTCGCCCATTTGAGTCGTGACAACAATATGATCGATTTGGCCCGCATGACAGTGAGCCAAAAATTGCAAGAAGCGGGGGTAGACGTTGGAAAAGAAGTAAAACTTCACGATACATATCACGACCGTCCCACACCCCTTGCAGAATTGCCGCAGCGGTCACTGCTCGGTCGTTGA
- the yycI gene encoding two-component system regulatory protein YycI, whose amino-acid sequence MDWSRAKTILIISFTLLNALLGYQVWTTWNEQSKASEVSVQTVEELNQLLAAEKITLSDTLPTELPEIGYLRITVTQRGNEWQTLRPRVDAVPDEAENVTEALEAQVEHLSEYELDEGAVQRGEWIYYQLVGDYPVYAAPVELKREGNFLTAYRQVRIEVESREKEHVVISPHAALQSVVEAQLIPSGSTVQDVSLGYTGQLHAEEPQFIVPVWRILADGQAPLYVNALTGGLETGDWPREQE is encoded by the coding sequence ATGGACTGGAGTAGAGCGAAAACGATTTTGATCATCTCGTTCACCCTGCTAAACGCGTTACTCGGGTACCAGGTATGGACGACGTGGAACGAGCAGAGTAAAGCGAGCGAGGTCAGTGTGCAAACGGTGGAAGAGTTGAACCAGTTGTTGGCAGCAGAAAAGATAACGTTATCCGACACTTTGCCCACGGAATTGCCGGAAATTGGCTACTTGCGCATCACTGTCACACAACGTGGGAACGAGTGGCAAACTTTGCGGCCGCGGGTAGACGCTGTGCCGGATGAGGCGGAAAATGTCACCGAAGCACTGGAGGCGCAAGTAGAACACCTTTCGGAGTACGAGCTGGACGAAGGGGCTGTACAAAGAGGGGAGTGGATCTACTATCAACTTGTCGGAGACTATCCCGTATACGCGGCACCGGTCGAATTGAAGCGGGAGGGGAACTTTTTGACGGCGTACCGCCAAGTTAGGATCGAAGTCGAATCGAGAGAAAAGGAGCACGTCGTCATCTCCCCCCATGCCGCCCTCCAGTCAGTCGTAGAAGCTCAACTCATTCCGTCGGGCAGTACGGTTCAAGATGTCAGTCTCGGTTACACAGGGCAGTTACATGCAGAAGAACCCCAATTCATCGTGCCAGTGTGGCGTATCTTGGCGGACGGGCAAGCCCCCCTTTACGTGAACGCGTTGACAGGAGGGCTGGAGACAGGCGACTGGCCCCGTGAACAAGAGTAG
- a CDS encoding YheC/YheD family protein: protein MHLPIPFIGLGEYITVTLNEDEKGMTLKRLPFQQIASKWLKTYIMSQDDELSRYLPQTARWHPNVLFKMLKQFGSVYLKPDKGGGGAGIIRVKLTDSHRYEVRYGIRRQVIVGETTLISYLRRRMQPHKRYLIQQGIRLAHVDGRPFDIRVVLQKPRDQWIVMGMAAKVAAKKKIVTNRANGGIAATVPKVLQAGFGWRDEHVRLVEHVLNRIALRTAAVLSTRFPGLRVLGLDVGIDVRGNVWIFEVNTRPQFRLFQQTDPVRYRQIVRNQRQIVADGRKRLN from the coding sequence GTGCACCTCCCCATTCCCTTTATCGGTTTAGGTGAATACATTACAGTAACACTGAATGAAGATGAAAAGGGGATGACATTGAAGCGATTGCCCTTCCAACAAATTGCGAGCAAGTGGCTGAAAACCTACATCATGTCGCAAGATGACGAATTGTCACGTTATTTGCCGCAAACGGCTCGGTGGCACCCAAATGTTTTGTTTAAGATGCTCAAACAGTTTGGCTCTGTCTATTTGAAGCCCGATAAAGGAGGTGGCGGGGCCGGCATCATCCGCGTCAAACTGACGGACTCCCACCGTTATGAAGTGCGCTACGGCATAAGGCGCCAGGTCATTGTCGGTGAAACGACCTTAATCTCTTATTTACGGAGACGCATGCAACCGCACAAACGTTACTTAATACAACAAGGCATTCGCCTGGCACACGTTGACGGGCGCCCGTTTGACATACGCGTCGTCCTTCAAAAGCCCCGCGACCAGTGGATTGTGATGGGGATGGCGGCCAAGGTAGCGGCCAAGAAAAAAATTGTCACCAACCGGGCAAACGGCGGCATCGCCGCCACGGTGCCAAAGGTGCTCCAGGCTGGTTTTGGGTGGCGCGACGAACACGTCCGCCTCGTTGAACACGTATTAAACAGGATCGCGTTACGCACGGCAGCCGTTCTGTCGACCCGGTTTCCCGGTTTGCGCGTCCTCGGATTGGATGTCGGCATAGACGTCCGGGGCAACGTATGGATTTTTGAAGTGAACACGAGGCCCCAATTCCGCTTGTTCCAGCAGACCGACCCCGTCCGCTACCGACAGATCGTGCGGAACCAGCGTCAAATTGTAGCCGACGGCCGCAAACGGCTCAACTAA
- the rlmH gene encoding 23S rRNA (pseudouridine(1915)-N(3))-methyltransferase RlmH, with translation MHIHVLTVGKLKETFLKQGVAEYEKRLSAYANLKIVEVLEEPAPETLSDKEAELVKQREGKRLLSHLKAHHYVIALAIEGKSLSSEQFAAHLDRLATYGNSHIAFVIGGSLGLSDDVLRRADFRLSFSPMTFPHQLMRLILLEQIYRGFKIMRGEPYHK, from the coding sequence TTGCACATTCACGTACTCACCGTCGGCAAACTGAAGGAGACATTTTTAAAACAAGGGGTCGCGGAATACGAAAAGCGCCTCAGCGCTTACGCCAACTTAAAAATCGTGGAAGTACTCGAGGAGCCGGCCCCCGAAACGTTAAGCGACAAAGAAGCAGAGCTCGTCAAACAGCGCGAGGGAAAGCGCCTCTTATCGCACCTTAAAGCCCACCATTACGTTATCGCCTTAGCTATCGAGGGAAAAAGTCTCTCTTCGGAACAGTTCGCAGCCCACCTCGACCGTTTGGCCACCTATGGCAATAGTCACATCGCGTTTGTCATTGGGGGGTCCCTCGGCCTTTCCGACGACGTTTTGCGCCGTGCTGACTTCCGTCTCAGCTTCTCCCCCATGACATTTCCTCACCAGCTGATGCGCCTCATTTTGCTTGAGCAAATTTACCGCGGGTTTAAGATCATGAGGGGGGAGCCGTACCATAAATAG
- a CDS encoding S1C family serine protease, protein MGYYDDYSDESRREGKRQSKRGSYIWTSLISAVIGGMLVLLATPTLMANGLMPGSAMEDENGDGENETKIGSTETVSVDVESNIVDAVEKVRPAVVGVVNLTKNVDPWTQDVQTVQQGTGSGVIIEKIGDKARVVTNDHVVAGAEEIEVVMSDGEHVSAELLGSDEITDLAVLEIDASKVQAVAEFGDSSKLRAGEPAIAIGNPLGLELSQSVTTGVISATDRSIQVNESTSVHVLQTDAAINPGNSGGPLVNVAGQVIGINSLKIAQQGVEGLGFAIPSNDAKPIIKDLIENGRVIRPYMGIIHVDLEAISIHDRKRVLNLPDDVTKGVLVYRIERGGPAYEGGLRQNDVIVAVDGETIEKPAELQRYLYTKKDVGDAMSLTFYREGKKQTIEMTLGETPLDLTR, encoded by the coding sequence ATGGGCTACTACGACGACTACAGTGACGAAAGTCGGAGAGAAGGCAAGCGGCAGTCCAAGCGCGGCTCCTACATTTGGACGAGCTTGATTTCGGCGGTGATCGGAGGTATGCTCGTCCTCTTGGCTACCCCGACGCTCATGGCGAACGGTTTAATGCCGGGTAGCGCAATGGAAGACGAGAACGGTGACGGCGAAAACGAAACGAAGATCGGGAGCACGGAAACTGTCAGTGTCGATGTAGAAAGCAATATAGTGGACGCTGTCGAAAAAGTGAGGCCGGCCGTCGTCGGTGTTGTGAATTTAACAAAAAATGTGGACCCGTGGACACAAGATGTGCAAACGGTTCAGCAAGGCACCGGGTCTGGTGTCATCATTGAAAAAATTGGAGACAAAGCCCGCGTCGTAACGAACGATCACGTCGTAGCCGGGGCGGAAGAGATTGAAGTCGTCATGAGCGACGGAGAGCACGTTTCAGCAGAACTGCTCGGTTCAGACGAAATAACGGACCTCGCCGTGTTAGAGATTGACGCGTCAAAGGTGCAGGCGGTGGCTGAGTTCGGAGATTCCAGCAAGCTGAGAGCAGGAGAACCGGCCATCGCCATCGGCAACCCGTTGGGATTGGAGCTCTCCCAATCGGTTACGACCGGCGTCATTAGCGCGACAGACCGCTCGATTCAAGTCAACGAATCGACTTCCGTGCACGTCTTGCAGACGGATGCGGCGATTAACCCGGGGAACAGCGGAGGTCCCCTCGTGAATGTGGCCGGACAGGTGATCGGCATTAACAGTTTGAAAATCGCCCAGCAAGGGGTTGAAGGATTGGGGTTCGCCATTCCGAGCAACGACGCAAAGCCGATCATTAAAGATCTCATTGAAAACGGCCGCGTCATACGACCGTACATGGGGATCATTCACGTCGATCTTGAAGCGATATCTATTCACGACCGGAAACGGGTTCTCAACCTCCCCGACGATGTCACGAAAGGCGTACTCGTCTACAGAATTGAACGGGGCGGACCGGCGTACGAAGGAGGACTCCGGCAAAACGACGTGATCGTTGCCGTAGACGGTGAAACGATCGAAAAACCGGCCGAACTGCAACGGTACTTGTACACGAAAAAAGACGTCGGAGACGCCATGTCCCTGACCTTTTACCGCGAGGGCAAAAAACAGACCATTGAAATGACGCTAGGGGAAACGCCCCTCGATCTGACACGGTAA
- a CDS encoding TetR/AcrR family transcriptional regulator: protein MENKQSFIAEARREQMIQACIDALNEYGYTNVSLTKVAQKAKVSTGLISYHFSGKMDLMNQTLLYLLNKKLDFISGKVVQEQTSISQLKAYIEASLAYQVANYKNNIALIEIVFNAKDEEGVPYYRAVHDEEDQLNALLKDILFEGQKRKEFSDGFDPEMLCILIQGAIEESMLYQNKSFSYEKYKDELIRMITKIVM from the coding sequence ATGGAGAACAAACAATCTTTTATCGCTGAGGCACGAAGAGAACAGATGATACAAGCGTGTATTGATGCACTTAACGAATATGGTTATACAAACGTCAGTTTAACCAAAGTCGCTCAAAAGGCAAAAGTGAGTACAGGATTAATTTCGTATCACTTTTCTGGCAAAATGGATTTAATGAATCAAACATTACTGTATTTACTTAACAAAAAATTAGATTTTATTAGTGGAAAGGTTGTTCAAGAACAAACGTCTATTTCACAATTGAAAGCATATATTGAAGCTAGTTTAGCTTACCAAGTGGCAAATTATAAAAATAACATTGCATTAATCGAGATTGTCTTTAATGCTAAAGATGAAGAAGGTGTGCCTTATTATAGAGCTGTTCATGATGAAGAAGATCAGTTAAATGCACTGCTCAAGGATATTTTATTTGAGGGGCAAAAGAGAAAAGAGTTTTCTGATGGTTTTGATCCAGAAATGTTGTGTATCTTGATTCAAGGGGCAATAGAGGAGAGTATGCTTTATCAAAATAAATCCTTTAGTTATGAGAAATATAAGGATGAATTAATCCGAATGATAACAAAAATAGTCATGTAA
- the yycF gene encoding response regulator YycF gives MAAATILVVEDEKPIADIIKFNLEKEGYAVRCIDDGSEAIRYVDEEQPDLILLDIMLPGKDGMEVCRHVRQKYDMPIIMLTAKDSEMDKVLGLELGADDYVTKPFSNRELLARIRANLRRAETQSSGEQDAKDHVIRVGDLKIDQNSYTVEKDGRPIELTYREFELLQHLAANVNQVLTREHLLQAVWGYDYFGDVRTVDVTIRRLREKIEEDASQPEYIITRRGLGYAMRNPKTDR, from the coding sequence TTGGCTGCTGCCACCATTTTGGTAGTGGAAGACGAAAAACCGATTGCCGACATCATAAAGTTTAATTTGGAAAAAGAAGGGTACGCGGTCAGATGCATCGATGACGGGAGTGAAGCAATTCGATACGTCGACGAAGAACAGCCGGATCTCATATTGCTCGACATCATGTTGCCGGGAAAAGACGGAATGGAAGTGTGCCGCCACGTGAGACAAAAGTACGACATGCCCATCATCATGCTCACAGCCAAAGATTCGGAAATGGACAAAGTGTTGGGATTGGAGCTCGGGGCGGACGACTATGTGACGAAACCGTTTAGCAATCGAGAATTGTTGGCGCGCATTCGGGCCAACTTGAGGCGGGCAGAAACCCAATCTTCTGGAGAACAGGACGCAAAGGATCACGTCATACGAGTGGGAGACTTAAAAATCGACCAGAACAGTTATACGGTGGAAAAGGACGGCCGTCCGATTGAACTGACGTACCGTGAGTTTGAACTGCTCCAGCACTTGGCGGCGAACGTGAACCAAGTATTGACGCGGGAGCATTTGTTGCAAGCTGTATGGGGATACGATTACTTCGGCGATGTGCGCACTGTGGACGTCACCATTCGCCGGCTAAGGGAAAAAATAGAAGAAGATGCCAGCCAACCGGAGTATATCATCACCCGGCGCGGTCTCGGATACGCGATGCGCAACCCGAAAACAGACAGGTGA
- a CDS encoding YycH family regulatory protein — protein sequence MIERVKSVVLTILILTSLVLSGVLWYGSPNVEEMNRNDYIPQQLIGESRQLEDLVKPRSVVYHSGDGRHFMSFSGDAVYDSITASMPEWQVTRLEEKVMTTSEWKSFLNGYRSLELRFPVSIPTALFAERLSPGMEPGERLTEIDRIWVYRLQNEWNVLLISDVENRMYEGKLILDSGEDVFEQVSELGPLRVTPVMERIVSANPYEPIRMKIHYFPEGEMSMPEWEASLEEIDLEQLKNLLFLDPSLVRTVTDAEEGAVVMQDGSRTVRYVEANRMIYYQNYKVKLDVTPIVQDFHDAVQFVNHHGGWMGDHYLANLDEAKNGDKGNRYEFRLMKDGLPVYAQGDDWRGTLLTVESKGGHVLRYDRSLHFASEEEYIASRPVVNGMFDLERLTTEFDMADVRDMFPAYRVTREDGVLRYVPGWRIQFANGDETWFEPSADGGGEADGLE from the coding sequence ATGATCGAACGGGTCAAATCCGTTGTGTTAACGATACTCATCCTCACCAGCCTCGTCTTGTCAGGAGTTTTGTGGTACGGTTCCCCTAATGTGGAGGAAATGAACCGCAACGACTACATTCCGCAACAGCTCATCGGGGAATCGCGCCAACTGGAGGACCTGGTCAAGCCGCGCTCTGTCGTGTATCATTCAGGTGACGGGCGCCATTTTATGAGTTTTTCCGGTGACGCCGTGTACGATTCGATCACGGCGTCCATGCCAGAGTGGCAAGTGACGCGGCTTGAGGAGAAAGTGATGACAACGTCGGAGTGGAAAAGCTTCTTAAACGGGTACCGCAGCTTGGAACTGCGCTTTCCAGTGTCCATTCCGACTGCCCTCTTTGCAGAACGGTTGTCCCCCGGGATGGAACCTGGAGAAAGACTGACGGAGATTGACCGAATATGGGTATACCGGTTGCAGAATGAGTGGAACGTCCTCCTGATTTCTGATGTGGAAAACCGAATGTACGAAGGGAAATTGATCCTCGACAGCGGTGAAGACGTGTTCGAACAGGTGAGCGAACTCGGGCCGTTGCGTGTGACGCCTGTTATGGAGAGAATTGTGTCGGCAAACCCTTACGAGCCGATCAGAATGAAAATTCACTACTTTCCTGAAGGGGAAATGTCGATGCCAGAGTGGGAGGCGTCATTGGAAGAAATTGACTTAGAGCAATTAAAAAACTTGTTGTTTCTCGATCCATCTCTCGTTCGGACGGTGACCGACGCTGAAGAAGGTGCCGTCGTGATGCAGGACGGATCGCGCACTGTACGATACGTTGAAGCGAACCGTATGATCTACTACCAAAACTATAAAGTGAAATTGGACGTGACACCCATTGTCCAAGATTTTCACGACGCCGTACAGTTTGTGAACCACCACGGCGGATGGATGGGCGATCACTACTTAGCGAACCTGGATGAAGCAAAAAACGGAGACAAAGGGAACCGCTATGAATTTCGGCTGATGAAAGACGGACTTCCTGTTTATGCCCAAGGGGACGACTGGCGCGGTACACTGTTGACCGTTGAAAGTAAAGGCGGCCACGTGTTGCGTTACGACCGCTCACTCCATTTTGCGTCTGAAGAAGAGTACATCGCCTCTCGCCCGGTCGTCAACGGGATGTTCGACTTAGAGCGATTGACGACAGAGTTCGACATGGCAGACGTCCGCGACATGTTTCCGGCCTACCGCGTAACGCGGGAAGACGGTGTCCTCCGTTACGTTCCTGGCTGGCGCATACAGTTTGCGAACGGAGATGAAACGTGGTTTGAACCTAGCGCGGACGGGGGAGGAGAAGCGGATGGACTGGAGTAG
- the walK gene encoding cell wall metabolism sensor histidine kinase WalK produces the protein MPKIRRLFHTVQWKFVIIYISLILIAMQIIGVYFTRTVEQSFVDNFSESLNYQADSLAINLEPYLSSETGREQEDEDEIAEFIQDFVTLNNAGVQIIDQNGVIVGGSESEKHLIGQKNVQLEVNRALLGSRASDIRSDSMTGQRMMVLAVPVESNDNQVIGAVYLWAPMTDMYSTVRRINSIFATGTVFALLLTVVLGVVLSRTITNPVKAVTEQATAMANGDFNRRVNIMSNDEIGQLGQAFNNMAIRLREALSQNEEERVKLASVLANMSDGVIATDWQGHIVVHNERAEAILHTEIQEGDNLLQVLPSLSPKLSWPLTEQRVVFCEVSAPDDDTVYYVRLTFTPYQRQEDYTGGVIAVVQDVTEQEKLEQQRKEFVANVSHELRTPLTTIKSYLEALDDGAMQDRELGPKFLDVTRRETDRMIRLVTDLLHMSRLDSKEASLRLQPMPIAPLLEEVATRFAIPIERKNIQLVLDLSAPLPDVWADRDQIRRVLDNLMSNAIKYTADEGGKITVRARQKDDRYVEVRIQDNGIGIPRKDLDRIFERFYRVDKARSRSMGGTGLGLSIAREIIRAHGGEIDMDSELHAGTTVTFTLPVREGEGPK, from the coding sequence ATGCCAAAGATACGCCGGTTGTTTCACACTGTACAGTGGAAGTTCGTGATTATATACATTTCGCTCATTCTGATCGCGATGCAAATTATTGGCGTTTACTTCACCCGCACGGTAGAACAGTCGTTTGTCGACAATTTTTCAGAATCGTTGAACTATCAGGCTGATTCCTTGGCGATAAACCTGGAGCCTTACCTTTCTTCAGAAACAGGGAGAGAACAGGAAGATGAGGATGAAATTGCGGAATTCATTCAAGACTTCGTGACGTTAAACAACGCCGGTGTACAAATTATTGACCAAAACGGTGTTATCGTCGGCGGATCCGAGTCGGAAAAGCACTTGATCGGGCAAAAAAACGTGCAACTCGAAGTCAACCGCGCTTTACTTGGGTCGCGGGCGTCCGACATCCGCTCTGACAGTATGACCGGACAGCGGATGATGGTGCTGGCTGTCCCTGTTGAAAGCAATGACAATCAAGTGATCGGAGCCGTCTATTTGTGGGCTCCGATGACGGACATGTACAGTACTGTCCGCCGCATCAACAGCATTTTTGCGACCGGTACTGTGTTTGCCCTTTTGCTGACGGTCGTACTCGGCGTCGTGTTGTCCCGTACGATTACGAACCCGGTCAAGGCGGTGACCGAACAAGCGACGGCGATGGCAAACGGGGACTTTAACCGCCGGGTCAACATTATGAGTAACGATGAAATCGGCCAACTGGGGCAAGCGTTTAACAACATGGCGATCCGCTTGCGCGAAGCGCTCTCCCAAAATGAGGAAGAGCGGGTAAAACTGGCCTCTGTGTTGGCCAACATGAGTGACGGTGTCATTGCCACGGACTGGCAAGGCCACATCGTCGTTCACAATGAACGAGCCGAAGCTATTCTCCACACAGAAATTCAAGAAGGAGACAACTTGTTGCAAGTACTGCCATCCCTTTCACCAAAACTTTCCTGGCCTTTGACGGAACAACGGGTCGTCTTTTGTGAAGTTTCCGCTCCCGACGATGACACTGTTTACTACGTGAGACTCACCTTCACCCCGTATCAACGGCAGGAGGACTACACTGGGGGAGTCATTGCAGTCGTACAAGACGTGACCGAACAGGAAAAACTGGAGCAACAGCGGAAAGAGTTCGTGGCCAACGTATCCCACGAATTGCGCACTCCGCTCACGACAATTAAAAGCTACCTGGAAGCGTTAGACGACGGGGCCATGCAAGACCGTGAATTGGGCCCAAAATTTTTGGACGTGACCCGGCGGGAAACTGACCGCATGATCCGCCTCGTAACCGATTTACTGCACATGTCTCGTCTGGACTCAAAAGAGGCCAGCCTTCGTCTACAGCCGATGCCGATAGCCCCTTTACTAGAGGAAGTGGCAACCCGCTTTGCGATCCCCATCGAACGGAAAAACATACAGCTTGTCCTCGATCTGTCTGCCCCGCTTCCGGACGTGTGGGCAGATCGGGACCAGATCAGACGGGTGCTCGACAATTTGATGTCTAACGCCATTAAATACACGGCTGATGAAGGCGGAAAAATTACAGTGCGTGCCAGGCAAAAGGACGATCGCTATGTGGAAGTGAGGATACAGGATAACGGCATCGGCATTCCGAGAAAAGACTTGGACCGCATTTTTGAGCGGTTTTACCGTGTCGACAAGGCGCGTTCCCGCAGTATGGGGGGAACGGGGCTGGGCCTGTCGATTGCCCGGGAAATTATTCGCGCCCACGGTGGAGAAATCGACATGGACAGCGAATTGCACGCAGGCACGACCGTGACCTTCACCTTGCCGGTAAGGGAAGGAGAAGGTCCTAAGTAG
- a CDS encoding peptidase MA family metallohydrolase, which translates to MKQPRFWLVVFFLFVVGSWASSLFNLETLAQPVFREGNQMMENWRFRYMERTESENFSLLHPGERREEAAAVLDVAERIYTQLTADYALPQDQLITIVLFPDRTSMQERFGWHYGQSATGVYYGGVIYLLSPDDWSNAAAIPPLSDINAWKQYFYRQGPLAHELAHYYLDQMANGNFPRWYTEGFAQWIEYELIGYEWLEPHNVLHEEPLYDYDQLSRSFDQLHNQALAYRQSFMWYRYLLEEYGEEKMDELHALMRRRWPFSTAWKAVYGQTEAKLLNEWKQKVKSEEIR; encoded by the coding sequence ATGAAACAACCGCGGTTCTGGCTCGTGGTCTTTTTTCTTTTTGTTGTTGGAAGCTGGGCGTCTTCGCTGTTCAATTTGGAGACTCTGGCACAGCCAGTGTTTCGCGAAGGTAACCAAATGATGGAGAACTGGCGTTTCCGCTACATGGAGAGGACAGAAAGCGAGAACTTTTCCCTCTTGCATCCCGGGGAGCGGCGAGAGGAAGCAGCGGCCGTGCTTGACGTGGCGGAGCGCATCTATACCCAATTGACGGCTGACTACGCCTTGCCACAAGACCAACTGATCACGATCGTCCTTTTTCCAGATCGCACCAGCATGCAGGAGCGGTTCGGCTGGCATTACGGACAGAGTGCAACTGGGGTTTATTACGGCGGTGTCATCTATCTCCTCAGTCCAGACGACTGGTCAAATGCAGCGGCTATACCGCCCCTTTCCGATATTAACGCATGGAAACAGTACTTCTACCGGCAAGGACCGCTGGCACACGAATTGGCCCACTACTACTTGGACCAAATGGCGAACGGAAATTTTCCCCGTTGGTATACGGAAGGCTTTGCCCAGTGGATCGAGTACGAGCTGATCGGTTACGAGTGGCTGGAACCGCACAATGTTTTGCATGAAGAACCTCTGTACGACTACGACCAACTCTCCCGTTCCTTCGATCAGCTTCACAATCAAGCGCTGGCGTACCGCCAATCGTTCATGTGGTACCGCTACTTGCTGGAAGAGTACGGTGAAGAAAAGATGGACGAGTTGCACGCGCTCATGCGAAGACGGTGGCCTTTTTCTACAGCGTGGAAGGCCGTTTACGGACAGACAGAAGCGAAGCTGTTGAACGAGTGGAAACAGAAGGTGAAGAGCGAAGAGATACGCTGA